A window of Fusarium musae strain F31 chromosome 1, whole genome shotgun sequence genomic DNA:
GAGTCCCTTGGTTCTTGATAGCGACATCGACATCTGTATGCTCTTTGGAAGCCTCTGAAATTTCTGACCGTGTCTTTCTTGAATCTTTTGGCTCCTGATCGCTGATATCTTTGGCCTCGGTACGCTCGATCTTTCCTGGAGTTTTGCTAAAAGTTGGTGTGGGGGTTTCGTCCGTGGCCAAAGGCGGGTTTGAAGCATCTTTGCTAGGATTTGACTGTTCAGATCGAGCATCTTCAAAGGTTTCGCTCTTGTCGTCATCCTTAACAGATTCGACGGTGCAGGGTGTTGTTTGATCGCCGGACTTATCGTTCTTCGTCTCGGACACTATCGGTTGCTCACCGCTCGAGGTATCTGCTACAGGAGTTGCAGTAGGATTCTCATCTTTGGATGTCTCGGTAGGCTCATCGTTCTTCGGAGTTGGAAAGCGCCTGATGGGTAGGCCGAAATCGTCAACCTCGGTAGGTGTAGTCATGATGTCAATCGATGATGAATTGTGGTTTGTCTGGGGCTCCCGATCAACGGGCTCGGCGGAAAGAATTGCTTCTGcgacagaaagaaaaagtaaagagaAAGCTGGTTCGGTTACGTGTAATGCGCCTTGAAAGAACGGATCGAAAGGACCGAAGATCTGTAGATGACATTCGACCCGAGTGCAAGTGCTGCGAGTGGACGGAGGAATCCTCTGGCTCCTGAATTAGGTTGAGGCCGTCAAAGGAGAACTCTGTGGTGTGATGATGTAAGTGGTTGTTCGACGTGAAATGCCACACCCGTATTCAATGATTTAAAAGCTGAGACGAGTTGTTGAAAGGGGTGGGCTTGTTGTTCCCCTCGTCCCTCTCAAACTAAAAGGAACAAAACTCCTATAATTATTGATGGATAGAATCCAACTTCACATTACTTTGAGTGGGGGTCGACCCATCCCATCTGAAAAGATGGCTGAGTCTGGCGGAAGCGGTTGGTGGCCCTCCACTAGCAGACAGCGGATGGCGGGGCTCTCAGTGGTTGGTTGTTTTTAGTGGATGGGCATTGTGCCTGCCCAGAGGGTTCATAGTGCAGGGCACCCTTGTAACTCAGGGATGGGTCTCGTCATTCAATATAATATGGTTTGTTCTCAAATCAATTTCTCCTTCATACCTCACGCGACCCCTGATTTGTCTACTTAGGCATACCTTTCTTTGATTTGAGGTGAACTTCAACAATTGATATAGTTTATGGTCATTGCAAGATGAAGAGCTGGTTAGGGCCGAGTGAATCATGATCTGTAAATTGCTAACATTGTTGACGCTCAAACACTATTTATTCCTTTCATGCGCCCCTGGACTCCCTCAATCTATGCTATCTTCTCGGGTATCGTTAACGGCGCACACTCCTTTTGATATTCCCTGCCTTCATTGGCACATATTCCAGATCAAGCACATGGTGATGATAGCATCCCTGTCTCAGCCCTGGAGACTGCCACCCGCTTTGCTTGCTAGCTTTATCATGACTCTGCCATGGTCACTTCCGCTGCTGCAGTGTCCATTTCACGGTCATCTGCTGCAGTAGCCTTGTTTCTCCTCCGTCTCTTTCGTTTGCCGGCGCCTTCTTGTGGGGCGTCCTTCACATCAGTAGATTCTCCCTTTCGTGGTTGTTGTCCTTCtgtctttgccttcttggGTTTCTGGACCGCCAAAGGATTAGGCCCCTTGGGTCCGtgtcctttcttcttcttcggttTTTGTTCTTCAGAGCTGTTATCAGTCTTCTTGTCGAccttctcgtcgtcgtctgCATCTTCTCGCTTTCGCTTGCCCAATTGGTTCTTGATCTCTGCTCGAAATTTGCTTCTCTCCTCCTTTGCTCGCACTTGAACGCTCTCATCCGCCATTGGCTCGAGAATCATAACACTCCTCTTGATATAGATGAGGGGGACTCCTTTGATGCCTCGCAGCATCCTTCGTACCTCCTGGTCTTGGCTGGCCACAACATAGCGATGCTTATTCTGAAGTGTATCCTTCGGGTCGACAACTGATCGAAGACACTCTTGAGTGCTCAATGGCTCGGGATAATCGTCGGGATGGTGACCGCATCGTCTTCGCTCCAGAGTCTTGGCTAGGTCAATGGCTTCATGAACACCTGGCTCATTTCGCGCTGCATAAAGTTTGCGAATTTCGCATTGAGTAATCACTATCCCAGTTAGAAGGTTGACCACGACAAATTTTGTCATGGAAACATACTgggcttgaccttgccatGAACTGTCCTCGACAGAGCGGGCTCGAGGTCCATCTTGAACCGGGAAGAATCTCTCACCATTTCGGCATCGACTGTAACTTGTAAGTTTTGTCTACGTAGCTTAAGTTTGCGACAACTTACCCAGAACCTGATAGGGCTCACGAAAGCCGAAAGTCTGGGAGAACTGCTCCATGAGCTTCCGATATTGTTTTGACCGCTTTCCTCTCATTCTGAATGATTTGTTGAACCAAGCTAGGTGATTGTTTAGACTTGGTAGAACTGGATGCGACGAAGTCACGGCTCGCAGAAAATAAATTTCCTTATCGCGGCACGTGCGATAAGCTAAGCTCGACCCACTGGTACATGCGCCATGGCCGTTACCTATGCCCCGCCATCCCACTTCCTTCATTTGCCGGGcagagagcaagaaaacatcagaccttgGAATATGGTGTCAAAATCAACTCAGCAGAGATATACTGAGATTATCCTACGCTTTGGTACCTGTACTAAGTTGCCCaagtcttcttgttgtttgGATCGaagtcctgagttttctttcttcctctatATTGCCATGGCTCTTATTTGGGGCTGAAAATAAGGCAGGTGCTACAGTATTCCTTTATAATGGAGGTTCCATGTCTAAATTTTGTCTAGGCAGATCTTCTCTATGTAATTCATGATTACTCGTTATATGAGAACTATTTGTTTACCTCTCCACCATTAAATCATGTAATTAGGTATCTTATGCTTCGAAGGGTCGATCCGGCAAGTCTGCTGGAAGCCGTCCAGATGTCTCAGTTGTCCAGCAAAGAGACTACTATCATCCCTCATTTTTCACGCAGAGGGCTGCGACAACACTGATATCATCAAGTTTACCTGCTACTGTTAGCTTTGCTTTCTCTCTTAGAAACCGGTCGCTTTTGCTTACCACCCTCGCTTGCTAAACCCTCTTCGATCGCATGCTCCATGAATGGACTCTCGGCGAAAGGATCTACGGCGATTTCCCGGGCTGCCTCCATTAGATCTTGAGCCGCAACTCTCATTCCACCGTTGCGGCCACCTGCGCGATCACCCTTGTGAGCTTCTGCATGTGTCCCAGATTCCCACTCTTTAATGCTTTTGAGTATTCTTGCAACGATCTCGTGCTCCCAAAGATTATCGATAACCCCGTCACTCATCGCAAGTACAATATCTCCGACTTCCAAATCGACCTTGTCCATAACTGCATTATCGGCGGGTGTGTCAGGACTGTTAGTCCCAAGCTGTCGTGGGCAATCAAACCAGTGCCACTGCTCCACAGTCTTATAGATGACTTTTTCAGTACTGGGTCGGAGTACCATGACCTGGCAGTCGCCCACGTTAGTCACATACAAGACGGGCGATGCTTGTGCTTCATTCTCGGTGCAAGTCTTGTAATGTAGTTGCGCGCCACaagctgttgttgttccCAAACAGTCTTGCGACGTAGTCGCTTCAAGAGTTTGTTCATATGCACTTTGTAGGCTGGCGATGGGGTTCGGTTCTTGCGACCTTGGTAATCCAACAAGTTCTTCCTCGATCGCAGAAGACCAGAAATGCCCAATCAGTCTTGACCAGAGCCTGCAGTTCAATCAGTAACGATGGTAAGAGAGATTCGGAAGTTGCCCGGCAACTTACCCGGCATGCCCTCTCGGTCTTGTGGCCCACGCGCCCACGCCGTCGTTGGCACAAATGAAATAATCACTCGCATAGACAGCATCATCGCCATTTGTTTTCCCTCTGATAAGCTGTCCGTTGACAAAAGCACGACGGTCACGGCTCTGGTGATGTGTACTTAAAGGATCGGTAAAGGATGTAGACGGAGGGGAGAGGAAAGGCGGAGGGAATGGGCGGGGAGGTCGTTTCGCAAAGAGTCCAATGCCTGTTTCGAATCGAAAAGGCAAGATGGGAACATCATGTAAAAGGCGAGTCGTCGTCGAAGCGAATCGTCTCTTGCGACATGGGCGCCATGCTGTGCATGCCAGGCGTCGCACCGGGAGCGATGGTAAGAAGGATGTCGGGACGGCCGCCAGAATCGAAGATGGTTGACTGGGCATTCCAGCTGCACAAGCCCAGAGCTACCCCTTTTGAGTTGCCTGCCTGGCCGCAACCTGTAGTTAGATTGCTAATGTACTCTCCAAGAGAGAGATGTGATCCCCAGGAGAGAGCAGAGCACCGTAATCAGGCTCGGACAGCTGGGGGATTACAGACAGTTGCCCAGACACGTGATAAGCCCGAGACCGCCAAAACAGGGTGTCATCCAGAACAGGCAGTTTTTGTGTCAAAGCGACCAATGATGTACAAACACTATTCTTCTCCCGCAGGAACCCGAGCTCATTGTTGACCCCAACGGTAGGAGAGAGGACTAGATTGAGCTAGCATTGGAGGCAGAACGAGAAGAATCACCCTGCAAACGCCCTTGGAACGATTCAGTTTGTGCGGTTGGCCTGCTTCTTTTGTAAAAACTTGCCTTGAGATAGGATGTGCTTCGGGGATCTTCCGTGAGAGAGTGGCTGAAGCCCAATTGCAGCAATGCATGGCGTTTGATAAGTCAGCCAATGCACATACGTATaggctatatatataccCCGAGAAACGCTGATTTGACAACTGAAAAGGCATATATACATATAAAGGGCCCATTAGTAAGGGACTTCATTCGATTTGATTTTGATGAACCGTGTCAGTCTGAAAGGGACGAATAGCAACGGTGGATTCTTTGGAGATAAAGTAGGttcctaaggtacctaggttgGTTGGGAGGCTACAGGGTAAGTTACTAGGAAACTGACAGTACTTTACAACACGTAGTCCTCCTTGGGGGCGTCGGGGAACAAAAAAGTATCGAACCTTGACATAGTGTATCAAAATGAATTTAGCAAAATATATCCTTAACTTATGCTAAGCTaactaagtctttttgtcacttactggtaggatcaaggtcctgagttttctagCCTCCCCTTGAGGCTAATGGTCGCTGGAGCTGTGTAAGTGACCACGTGCTGGCGCCATGGAAATACAGGCATATTCACACGTCATGAAACGAAACAACGCTAACTTGACAAAATAAAGTGTGTCCAATCTCGTGGTTAGCGCACCTTGTTCAACCCGATCTAGTGATTCGACCCAATCATGAATGCCAAGAAGGGTTGGCAACCTGCAAATTGCCAGAAGGGAGTAGGATCCTTCACTACCTAGTTGGAGATATCGTCAATATTCGTTCAGGAAAACCATGTATGATAAGACGAGGGCTATAGGATGACGCATTTTATTAACACTGCTCATGATATGTTTTGAATTCTCCACGCAAAGTTCAGCTGGACTAGAAATAGTGTCACATCACGATCTGATCCAAACTTATTACCGCAAAATTGGACTCATGACGTAAGGGATGGGGATGAATCGACTCTCAATCAAAGCCCATCTCCCCATTAGGGGTCAGCTTGAATCTCCTGCGGACGTTATTATGTGGACTGCGAAAATAGCGTCCAGGAAATTCAATGACATACGTGGAGCTGGCATGACGAACTGCGGCTCTTTAGATGAGTAGTCGGCTTTTCAAATGCCTGACGATCAAACAGGTGGACCTCGACGATCGTACGGGGGTCTTGTGAATCTACTCCGTAAAAGGCTGTACTAATCGCAGCAATCTCGTGCAGTTAACTTTGAAGTGAGACGTCTCACGTTAATCACAATCGTGATTGACACTGCCAGTACTTCAATCCCCCCATATTGACACACAATCCTTCTTGACCGTATAGATACAGAGGTATCAGCTAGCCGCCTTTGCAAAATAACAAACCCCATCCTGGTTGTAACCTTCAAGCGTATTCCTGGCGGCTGAGTGAGCATGGATAGTGCAAGGCCAAGGGGAAGCCGGCGTAGCCGGTTGAGCTAGAAGATTCATAAGATTTTGCCCTGAATTTAGTTGTGTACATCTTCTCAAACAATAATACGTTGTGACCAATGGGACTTGGTGATGGTCACAAACACCAAGAGCTTGGCAGCATAGCCATCACGATTTggagcccaagcccaagctgcAACGTCTTATTCACAGCATGTACTTTCAATTCGTAGTTTGACAGTCCAGGTAGCCTTCTCCAGGTTTTGAAAAACCCgagccatcctcatccttgtccGGCTGAAGTAGGTAGGGCTCGGATGCCTCAATCAAGCCCACGACTGTCTACTATCCGTACAGTATGTATTAAAGCTCAGAGGTAATGATTATCTGTATTATAAGGCAATGGCATTATGCAAGAATTCGGTACGAATAGTATATGTGTGCATTTTGCAATTACAGTAAAGCAATCTGTATAATACGGAACCGAAATCGATAGTAGCCTACCGACTCTATCCCTATCTTAGATGGCAACATTTGAGGCCTCGAAGTGCCAAGCTTTTTCTGACCCCAGAAAACTGCCTACCTAGACTGCTGAGCGAAGCCCGCTGATTTACTGTACATATTCCGAACAGACTCTCTTCAAATCCCAGCGGCTGGACACGCTTACGTATGCATGAACTTATGAAGCAGAATGGTGGAGTCAGACCAACAAAGTCTGGATATCATGTTGAGGCTTGGCGAAATACTATTGAAGCGATACGAGACCTGGCTTGCTGGCTTAGCTCGCTCGCTGGTATGGTGTAATTTCGCTGGTACGAGACGGTAGGGAGGTATTTTCAGTGAAGGAAGCTGACGGGATGGCACGATACCCGCGACCAGAGTGGCTGGCTGCAGGGCTTCAGGCGCTGAGACGCATTCGATGGATCCCACGAGAAATCATTGATGGAGCCAGCGGCAACAAGAAGCCTTGAATTGGAAGATGGCGTTAGTTAGTGACGAATCTGTTTTGCCGGGATATGCCTCTCCGCCCGTATCCCGCCTGTCGTTAATAACACCGCTTTACGGGCTCCGAAGCGGGAGAACCCCAGCCACTGTCTAGGTACCGAATATTCTTCTATAGGCTCACATTGGCCTGTAATTTTGGGCAGTGGATCGGCGGTAAATGCTGCAGGTACCCAAACTGCAAAGCTACCAAGTTACCTATACCTCTTTGTAAGTCGTGAAGCGTTTGGACAAGATTTGTTGCAATCTTGCTTTGAGCTCTGCTGCGCTGCCGCGAGTTTGCGCAATGTGCATCGGATCATGAATGCCAGGTTCTGTGCTCGGATACTAAATCAAAGCCGTCTCAGACaaaggtactccgtacatataATGATACTGGTGATAGCCGGCGCCAAGCGACCGAAGCCCAGATGCGCCGGTCTCTTCTCACGTTGCACCACGCATGTCTCCGGATCTTGGCTGGGTCATAGACAACTGGTCCGGCGTCAGAATGATTGGATGGCATGTTTTTTCAACATGGCTCTCCAGACGTCCAACTGTCCATTCAGCATCTTTCCTGTTTGTGAAAGGCATGTTGCGAAACAGAGGCCTGCCTTGCGATGGCTCCGATTCATTCTCTGTCATTCTTTGAGCTCTATTTTCGTCTCCAAGTTGCGTCGTCAACTTGAAACTGGGCTTCATGTCGAGTATATAGAAATACGATACCCTGCCATTACTGTATGCATGTTGTAGGCTTCCTTGCTTCTCACAGAATCCAAACTCTGTTCGCTTCCCTGATTcacttttttatacttttatttccGTTTTAATTCTCTTGGCTCACCGACTTTGCTCTCATTACTCGGTGTGCAGTACATTAGAGGTTCTAAGAGGGGGTGTCGGTTCCAGACTTAGACTTCTCGCCCAGACCATCGCCGGCTGCTAGTGACGTATGCCATCGAACAGGTCCATCACCACTCAATTCGTTCATCGCGAATCGTTCATAAGGAACTGGACTGGGCCATCCTGTACGGGTACGGGGGTACGCGGCCGCAGGGAAAGCAGAGTAAAGCACATTTTTGTATGCAGGCAAGCAACCAAGATCGCCTAAGCCCGGACCCTCTTGTTACCAGCTCCGGAGACAACTCTAGCTGAAAGTTGCTCAACTCGTGGGACTTATCAGTAAAGGGACCCCCGCGCTGGCTGGAGATCGCAGCATTGGACCAGGCTTGAAGCTTGTTGCAGGTCCTCTTTTTTTCCAAGAAAACCTGCTGTTGACGTTGCGATTTCTGGGTCCTTACCAGCCTCTGACAGATCTATTAAACAACGAAAGCCCGCAAGTCGAAACCGTGGGAAACCTAGACGTTCTGCACGACGCATCTCCATTTAAAGCTCAACGCACGCAACGCAAAGCGAGCAGTCACAGCGCTGCACCAAACCATTAAAAAGTGCCGTTGGCATTGACATTGGCATCCAATTGCCATTGCCGCCGTCCGCCGAGTGACGATCTTTCTCAAGCCCGCCGACGCCGGCTTCCGCGTATTGACGTACATACACTGAAATCACGAAATTACGGCCACGGCTTATAAGAAATTACCGACCATCCCCATATTCAGAGCCAAGACTTGTATTGTCTAACTACCTAGGCTCTCGTCACTTTCACTTGTCGCTCGCTCAGTTAGGTTGCTGCAATTCCTTTTACGGTAGTTCACCACAGTTTTGACCTTGACCAGCTGTACCAGGGCTGGTCATCCTTGGCCGGTTAATAAGTACTGACTGACATGTCAGTCGCCCGAAGCATCCGTATCTGTATCCGCAATCTGCCTTCGCACCCGCCGCAGCACCACCTTTGAATGGATACAGTCCGGCGCCGAGTTCTAAAGGGAGTCTAGAGTCTAATAAAGTCGCACATACAAGAAGCGCCCACTTCACCTACATCTGAATCGTCCCGCACGCAAGGGCCTGTttacttcttctttccttctcaCTCCCGGACCTTGGATTCGCCCTGATCTTGGATGCCCAGCGATAATCAAGCTTGTCTGGAAATTACGGTACCAGATTGTCGTCAGTATTGTGGCTGACGCACCTCACACCTCTCGAGATATCCCTTGCGCATTTGATCTGGTCAACTACTGACCTAACAGCTCCCTCCCTTTTGCTGTTTGTGGTTTCTGGGCACCAATTGGCCTGagtttttcttctttttgataTTTTTGTCTCAGAAATTTCCTCATTTGCAGGCCGAGCATTGTGGACAAAATGGGTCGAAATCGAGGTGCGTACCATCAAATATTGTGCATTCGTGAATCCCATTCCAGCTCAggacttgactttgatcgTCCGCCGCGTACGTTGCGTTGCGTCGCTTTACGACCCGACAAGACAGAAGACAGCGCGCTATGGAGTGGTTCGCTGGTCCTTGCCCTGGCGTTGGCCCACCTCCGTCTAAGTCGAGGCGGGCTTGCCCATGTCATGATGGAAGCCCACTGCACGGTGGCAGCTCTGCGCCTGTAACCACAGCCAGGGGGGCTGCTTATGGGTACCTCTCGGAACGGCGGGGGCTTTGACATCCACTATGCGTTGACGTGTGGTGGCCCAAAATGCCCTTGGCTAGCTCATCTAGGGGTCCGTTTCTTTTGGCTCAAGGGACTGAGCGACGggctctcttcctccaggGGGCTGCATACCATTCTCTTCATAACATCTCACCTCATCCCGTCCTTGTCGTACTAACTCTTTGGTGCCAATACTTTAGTCCTCTCTTTTATGTCCCAGTTCTCTGCGGGCACAAAGACACCGCCgccctcaacttctcctccGTCAAACTCACCTCACAGACCGGGGCATCGCAAGACGAACTCTGGTACAGAACCCTTTCCCGACCACCGAGTCAGTACCGACATTTCTCGGCCAAATACACCGCCTTCGCGGCCAGATTATGGCACTCCCATAAACGGCGGCTCCCCGATCGAACCTTCTGCTCGCCGAAGACGCAGCTCATCTGCTGCATCATCACGACCCCCGTCCATGGTCCTGGCTCATCAACCACCCATCATGGATATCACGGAGGATACAATCCCCGAACTTCAGCCCATCTTTTCATTCCTTAACAGCCATTCCAACAAGCTGTACCAAGAGGGTTATTTCCTCAAACTCGATGACCAGAATACACGTACGCTCGATCTAGCTTCCATTGCCGCTTGTTCCTCCACACTTGCACCCCTGTAGCGCCAAGTTTACT
This region includes:
- a CDS encoding hypothetical protein (EggNog:ENOG41), with the translated sequence MRGKRSKQYRKLMEQFSQTFGFREPYQVLVDAEMVRDSSRFKMDLEPALSRTVHGKVKPMITQCEIRKLYAARNEPGVHEAIDLAKTLERRRCGHHPDDYPEPLSTQECLRSVVDPKDTLQNKHRYVVASQDQEVRRMLRGIKGVPLIYIKRSVMILEPMADESVQVRAKEERSKFRAEIKNQLGKRKREDADDDEKVDKKTDNSSEEQKPKKKKGHGPKGPNPLAVQKPKKAKTEGQQPRKGESTDVKDAPQEGAGKRKRRRRNKATAADDREMDTAAAEVTMAES
- a CDS encoding hypothetical protein (EggNog:ENOG41); the encoded protein is MDKVDLEVGDIVLAMSDGVIDNLWEHEIVARILKSIKEWESGTHAEAHKGDRAGGRNGGMRVAAQDLMEAAREIAVDPFAESPFMEHAIEEGLASEGGKLDDISVVAALCVKNEG